The following are encoded in a window of Mycolicibacterium tusciae JS617 genomic DNA:
- a CDS encoding carboxymuconolactone decarboxylase family protein → MSERINYNEVAPRGMKALAGVHVYASQSGLAPELLTAVYLRVSLINGCAYCIDMHSRELRELGVSNEKIALVPVWSEGGQVFDAREKAALAWAETVTRVATTGVPDSDYEAVSAHFDESELVDLTIAISMMNAYNRMAISFRSVPAAAT, encoded by the coding sequence ATGAGTGAACGCATCAACTACAACGAGGTTGCGCCCCGCGGCATGAAAGCGCTTGCCGGCGTCCATGTCTACGCCAGCCAATCGGGGCTTGCTCCGGAGCTCCTGACCGCCGTGTATCTACGGGTGTCGCTGATCAACGGCTGCGCCTACTGCATCGACATGCACTCCCGCGAGCTGCGCGAACTCGGGGTCAGCAACGAGAAGATCGCCTTGGTGCCGGTGTGGAGCGAGGGAGGCCAGGTGTTCGACGCCCGCGAAAAGGCCGCCTTGGCCTGGGCGGAGACGGTGACCCGGGTAGCGACCACAGGTGTCCCCGACAGCGACTACGAAGCCGTGTCGGCGCACTTCGACGAATCAGAACTCGTGGACCTGACCATCGCGATCAGCATGATGAACGCCTACAACCGGATGGCGATCAGCTTCCGCTCGGTGCCCGCCGCCGCGACCTAA